The Bacillaceae bacterium S4-13-56 genomic sequence TAGCTGAAGCTGGTTAGCCACGATTGGCTGTTTCACATATTTTTTTAATAGCTCAATTTGCATAGGATTTTGGTTGGAAACTCCAAAGTTACGTACCTTTCCTGATTGCTCTAATGTGCTAAAAGCTTCAGCTACTTCCTCAGGTTCCACTAGTGTATCTGGACGGTGTAAAAGAAGAACATCCAGATAATCCGTATTTAGACGCTTTAAAATTCCATCAACTGAATGTAGGATATGCTCTTTTGAGAAATCAAACATTCCTTGACGTATTCCACATTTGGATTGAAGTATGATTTTTTCACGAACATCATCGTTCATGTGGATGGCTTCAGAAAAAATTTCTTCGCATTTTCCACCACCATAAATGTCGGCGTGGTCAAAAAAATTCGCGCCGAGTTCTAGGGCAGTTTTTACAAAGCTTTCTGCTTGTGTTTTATCTAGACTATCGATTCTCATACAACCTACAGCAACAACTGGAACTT encodes the following:
- a CDS encoding aldo/keto reductase family oxidoreductase → MKTMKLGTSNLEVPVVAVGCMRIDSLDKTQAESFVKTALELGANFFDHADIYGGGKCEEIFSEAIHMNDDVREKIILQSKCGIRQGMFDFSKEHILHSVDGILKRLNTDYLDVLLLHRPDTLVEPEEVAEAFSTLEQSGKVRNFGVSNQNPMQIELLKKYVKQPIVANQLQLSITNSNMITSGFNVNMENEAAVNRDGSVLDYCRLNDITIQPWSPFQYGFFEGVFLGNEKFPELNAKIDEIAAKYRVSNTTIAVAWLLRHPANMQPIIGTMNETRLRDCVKASEIRLTREEWYEIYRAAGNVLP